In one Corallococcus silvisoli genomic region, the following are encoded:
- a CDS encoding SBBP repeat-containing protein gives MKAFSILRSTFLASTLLLTSLPGCQGEDTSDTEPAAPLATTAQPLVCGNMVPVMTGPSTPSGAVTRSGVYSADYEAWKAFDNATTMWISAEGQAPAWIAYQPSTTTTIHRYALEFWNGPGLTSRAPKNWTFDGWNGSTWTVLDTRTNQSSWTGNDRREFTLAAPASYIKYRLNVTDDNDPRAGIVVISLSRLELITCANDGVTNPATPVWTRTFGAAGAPTQVMDLSGDSAGRSYVTGYTSGGVNGAPMVGLMDSFIQARNWDGVITWSKPIGAPGSVALGYGIATSSNFEEIAVAGFTDGSVDGTPKIGNRDAFLTKYRYTAARQWTRQVGGAGFNTEGYDTAFDTSGNSFLMGSTYGGLDGNTLTGTIDVFVTKFDSLGNKLWTRQAGVAGKITHGRRAAADASGNVYVSGWTLGGLDGNPLMGTQDLFVIKYDGAGNKQWTRQLGSSGNGVWLYGSETDAAGNVYLTGQSGGGLGGNPNTTSGGDVYLAKYDPSGNMVWTREFSATYGIWASGIFIDDTGVYVSGGGQGDVGNPSNTAYSVAHNYVAKFNSAGTRLAVVQQSPAFAAGAPAAVYANGINVTFDGYVYLGGYTSGNFGGNSLIGTTDSFVTKLPFP, from the coding sequence GTGAAAGCCTTCAGCATCCTGCGCAGCACCTTTCTTGCGAGCACCCTGCTCCTGACGTCCCTGCCCGGCTGCCAGGGCGAGGACACCTCCGACACCGAGCCAGCGGCGCCGCTGGCCACGACGGCCCAGCCGCTCGTCTGCGGCAACATGGTGCCGGTGATGACCGGCCCGTCGACACCGTCGGGCGCCGTGACGCGCTCGGGCGTCTACAGCGCTGACTACGAGGCCTGGAAGGCCTTCGACAACGCCACCACCATGTGGATCTCCGCGGAGGGCCAGGCACCCGCGTGGATCGCCTACCAGCCCTCCACCACGACCACCATCCATCGCTATGCGCTCGAGTTCTGGAATGGGCCCGGCCTCACCTCTCGCGCCCCAAAGAACTGGACGTTCGATGGCTGGAACGGCTCGACCTGGACCGTGCTCGACACGCGCACCAACCAGAGCAGCTGGACCGGCAACGACCGCCGCGAGTTCACGCTGGCCGCGCCCGCCAGCTACATCAAGTACCGCCTGAACGTGACGGACGACAACGACCCGCGGGCGGGGATCGTCGTCATCTCCCTCAGCAGGCTGGAGCTCATCACCTGCGCCAATGATGGCGTCACCAACCCCGCCACGCCGGTCTGGACGCGCACCTTCGGGGCCGCGGGGGCGCCCACCCAGGTCATGGACCTCTCGGGAGATTCCGCGGGGCGCTCCTATGTCACGGGCTACACGTCGGGCGGAGTGAACGGCGCCCCGATGGTGGGCCTGATGGACTCCTTCATCCAGGCCCGTAACTGGGACGGTGTCATCACCTGGTCGAAGCCCATCGGAGCGCCCGGGAGCGTGGCCCTGGGCTACGGCATCGCGACGAGCTCCAACTTCGAGGAGATCGCCGTGGCGGGCTTCACCGACGGCTCGGTGGACGGCACGCCCAAGATTGGCAACCGGGATGCCTTCCTGACGAAGTACCGCTACACCGCCGCGCGCCAGTGGACCCGGCAGGTCGGCGGCGCGGGCTTCAACACGGAGGGCTACGACACCGCGTTCGACACCTCTGGCAACTCCTTCCTGATGGGGTCCACCTACGGCGGCCTGGATGGGAACACGCTCACCGGTACCATCGACGTCTTCGTCACCAAGTTCGACAGCCTGGGCAACAAGCTGTGGACCCGCCAGGCGGGCGTGGCCGGCAAGATTACCCACGGCCGGCGGGCGGCCGCTGACGCATCCGGCAATGTCTATGTCTCCGGATGGACCCTGGGCGGACTGGATGGGAACCCCCTCATGGGCACCCAGGACCTCTTCGTCATCAAGTACGACGGCGCCGGAAACAAGCAGTGGACCCGGCAGCTCGGCTCGAGCGGCAACGGGGTCTGGCTGTACGGCAGCGAGACCGATGCCGCGGGCAATGTCTACCTGACCGGCCAGAGCGGCGGCGGCCTCGGCGGCAACCCCAACACCACCTCCGGCGGGGATGTCTACCTGGCCAAGTACGACCCTTCGGGCAACATGGTGTGGACCCGGGAGTTCAGCGCGACGTACGGCATCTGGGCGTCAGGCATCTTCATCGACGACACGGGCGTGTACGTGAGCGGCGGAGGCCAGGGAGACGTGGGCAATCCCTCCAACACCGCCTACAGCGTGGCGCATAACTACGTCGCGAAGTTCAACTCCGCGGGCACCCGGCTGGCGGTGGTGCAGCAGAGCCCGGCGTTCGCGGCGGGTGCTCCGGCCGCCGTCTACGCCAATGGCATCAACGTGACCTTTGACGGGTACGTCTACCTGGGCGGGTACACGAGCGGGAACTTCGGCGGCAACTCGCTCATCGGGACCACCGACTCGTTCGTGACGAAGCTCCCGTTCCCCTGA
- a CDS encoding aldo/keto reductase family oxidoreductase produces the protein MMPGIDQSSTFALGDRDVKRLGYGAMQLAGPGVFGPPRDHAAALAVLREAVASGVDHIDTSDFYGPHVTNQLIREALAPYPDKLVIVTKIGAQRGQDGSWNPAFSPEALTRAVHDNLRNLGLDVLDVVNLRLMFSVHGPAEGSLEAPLTVLADLQRKGLVRHIGLSNVTPTQLAEGRRIARIVCVQNQYNLAHRGDDALIDALARDGIAYVPFFPLGGFTPLQSSTLSDVAARLGATPMQVALAWLLRRAPNILLIPGTSSVAHLRENLAADKLHLPDDSLKALDSIAGAGSA, from the coding sequence ATGATGCCCGGTATCGATCAGTCCAGCACCTTCGCCCTCGGCGACCGTGATGTGAAGCGACTTGGCTACGGAGCGATGCAGCTCGCGGGCCCCGGCGTGTTCGGCCCACCCAGGGATCATGCCGCCGCGCTGGCGGTCCTGCGGGAGGCCGTGGCGAGCGGGGTGGACCACATCGACACCAGCGACTTCTACGGCCCGCACGTCACCAACCAGCTGATCCGCGAGGCGCTCGCGCCCTATCCCGACAAGCTCGTCATCGTCACCAAGATCGGCGCCCAGCGCGGCCAGGATGGCTCCTGGAACCCGGCCTTCTCGCCCGAAGCGCTGACCCGCGCGGTCCACGACAACCTGCGCAACCTCGGGCTCGACGTGCTGGACGTGGTCAACCTCCGGCTCATGTTCAGCGTCCACGGCCCCGCGGAAGGGTCGCTCGAAGCACCGCTCACCGTGCTGGCCGACCTTCAGCGCAAGGGGCTGGTGCGGCACATCGGGCTGAGCAACGTCACCCCCACCCAGCTCGCGGAAGGGCGGAGAATCGCCAGGATCGTCTGCGTGCAGAACCAGTACAACCTGGCGCATCGCGGCGATGATGCACTCATCGACGCCCTCGCCCGAGACGGCATCGCCTACGTGCCGTTCTTCCCCCTGGGCGGGTTCACCCCGCTTCAGTCGTCCACCCTGTCCGATGTCGCCGCGCGCCTCGGCGCGACGCCCATGCAGGTCGCCCTCGCCTGGTTGCTGCGCCGCGCGCCCAACATCCTCCTGATTCCAGGCACCTCGTCCGTCGCGCACCTGAGGGAGAACCTCGCCGCGGACAAGCTCCACCTGCCTGACGATTCACTCAAGGCGCTGGACTCCATCGCGGGCGCCGGCTCCGCCTGA
- a CDS encoding LysR family transcriptional regulator has product MKVDLSDLNAFVVVARARSFREGARMSGSSASSLSEAVRRLEARLGVRLLNRTTRSVVPTDAGEGLLKRLDPALAEMEAALDVVNGYRDKPAGALRLNVPLSAARLVLPGIIPGFLAAYPDIRLEVMIEDRFVDVIAAGCDAGIRYDERLEQDMIAVPIGPRFQRFATAASPAYLKRHGRPEHPRELLAHACLRGRFASGAMTPWEFERDGEVVRVEPTGPLIVQAGGATELAVDAAIAGTGIVYLFEDWLRPHLESGALEPLLESWWQRFSGPFLYYPGRRLVPAPLRAFIDFIKAPAEQP; this is encoded by the coding sequence GTGAAGGTCGACCTGAGTGATTTGAACGCCTTCGTGGTGGTGGCGCGCGCCAGGAGCTTCCGCGAAGGGGCTCGGATGAGTGGCAGCAGTGCCTCCTCGCTCAGTGAGGCGGTCCGTCGCCTGGAGGCACGTCTTGGGGTCCGGCTGCTCAACCGGACGACGCGCAGTGTCGTCCCCACGGACGCGGGGGAGGGACTGTTGAAGCGGCTCGACCCCGCCCTGGCGGAGATGGAGGCCGCGCTCGATGTGGTGAATGGCTACCGCGACAAGCCGGCGGGCGCCTTGCGCCTCAATGTCCCGCTCAGCGCGGCCCGGCTGGTGCTGCCGGGCATCATCCCCGGGTTCCTCGCCGCCTATCCCGACATCCGGTTGGAGGTGATGATCGAGGACCGCTTCGTCGATGTGATCGCCGCCGGGTGCGACGCCGGCATCCGCTACGACGAGCGGCTGGAGCAGGACATGATCGCGGTGCCCATCGGGCCTCGCTTCCAACGCTTCGCCACCGCCGCATCCCCGGCCTACCTCAAGCGGCACGGGCGGCCGGAACATCCCCGCGAGTTGCTCGCCCATGCGTGCCTGCGCGGCCGGTTCGCGAGCGGCGCGATGACGCCGTGGGAGTTCGAGCGCGACGGCGAGGTGGTGCGGGTCGAGCCGACGGGGCCGCTCATCGTGCAGGCTGGCGGGGCGACGGAGCTCGCTGTCGACGCGGCGATCGCCGGGACCGGCATCGTGTACCTCTTCGAGGACTGGCTGCGCCCGCATCTTGAGAGCGGCGCCCTCGAGCCCCTCCTCGAGTCCTGGTGGCAGCGCTTCTCGGGGCCCTTCCTCTACTACCCCGGACGGCGACTCGTGCCCGCACCGCTGCGGGCCTTCATCGACTTCATCAAGGCCCCGGCGGAGCAGCCTTGA
- a CDS encoding PA5033 family protein — protein MFGARGAALAAVVLALGCGDVPEEPSADPVPATQQAPLTASGDFDGDGTIDQLTTSLTGVSIFHPSKGTTKFYAFSGSFAVNNASTDLDGTAGLEVVVVTSGGISVITDKKGTSQFYSFSGDFSIVSVSDTDGVAGSEIVTASIGGVSVIRHRSASSTFYPFSGTYQINTVIDTNGVAGADIVVVAKNSTGQGISIIHDSARTSQYYAFSTTFTITAACDSDGVAGAELFITTPTNKYILKDRTGQTTTTTQTGC, from the coding sequence ATGTTCGGTGCTCGCGGTGCGGCGCTCGCGGCCGTCGTGCTTGCACTGGGATGTGGCGACGTCCCCGAGGAGCCGTCCGCGGATCCAGTCCCCGCGACCCAGCAGGCGCCGCTCACCGCCAGCGGCGACTTCGACGGCGACGGGACCATCGACCAGCTCACCACCAGCCTGACGGGCGTCTCCATCTTTCATCCATCGAAGGGGACGACGAAGTTCTACGCCTTCAGCGGCAGCTTCGCCGTCAACAACGCCTCCACGGACCTGGATGGGACCGCGGGCCTGGAGGTGGTGGTCGTCACCAGTGGCGGCATCAGCGTCATCACCGACAAGAAAGGGACGTCGCAGTTCTATTCCTTCTCCGGCGACTTTTCGATCGTGAGCGTGAGCGACACGGACGGGGTGGCGGGCTCGGAGATCGTCACGGCATCGATTGGCGGTGTCAGCGTCATCCGGCATCGGAGCGCCAGCAGCACTTTCTATCCGTTCTCGGGGACGTATCAGATCAACACTGTCATCGACACGAACGGCGTCGCCGGCGCGGACATCGTCGTCGTGGCCAAGAACAGCACGGGCCAGGGCATCTCCATCATCCACGACTCGGCCCGCACCTCGCAGTACTACGCCTTCAGCACCACCTTCACCATCACCGCGGCCTGTGACTCGGACGGGGTCGCGGGAGCGGAGCTCTTCATCACGACGCCCACGAACAAGTACATCCTCAAGGACCGCACCGGGCAGACGACGACCACGACCCAGACGGGCTGCTGA